In Sardina pilchardus chromosome 10, fSarPil1.1, whole genome shotgun sequence, one genomic interval encodes:
- the kcna6a gene encoding potassium voltage-gated channel subfamily A member 6a — translation MTVGCPEVRDEIVTVNPIQPDGSDLERDDQECSELVVINISGLRFETQVKTLARFPNTLLGNPRKRMRYFDPVKNEFFFDRNRPSFDAILYYYQSGGRLRRPINVPVDMFMDEIKFYEIEDGVLDSFLDDEGLTKEEQRPMPTNELQRQLWLMFEYPDSSGAARIIAIVSVLVILISIVIFCLETLPEFREDSNVFSNHLLNGTTDGEKLNPFTDPFFILETLCIVWFSFEFLVRFLACPSKTTFYKDLMNVIDIVAIGPYFVTLGLELAEFEGGHQQTASLAILRVIRLVRVFRIFKLSRHSKGLQILGRTLRASMRELGLLIFFLIIGIVLFASAVFFAEVDDPAAGFPSIPDSFWWAVVTMTTVGYGDMSPVTIGGKLVGSMCAIAGVLTIALPVPVIVSNFSYFYRRENDKEDNREYVHVTCAREGSFHVEMKESDSKTSLIHSEMIEDDDLDISRYTNLSSLETYTGKLTDV, via the coding sequence ATGACGGTGGGGTGCCCAGAAGTCCGTGATGAGATTGTGACGGTCAACCCAATACAACCAGATGGAAGCGATTTGGAGCGAGATGATCAGGAATGCAGCGAGCTGGTGGTGATCAACATATCTGGCCTGCGTTTCGAGACCCAGGTCAAAACTCTTGCACGATTCCCGAACACTCTATTGGGGAATCCGCGTAAAAGGATGCGCTATTTTGACCCGGTGAAAAATGAGTTCTTTTTCGACAGGAACCGACCCAGCTTCGATGCCATCCTATACTATTATCAGTCTGGAGGACGTCTCCGGAGGCCTATCAATGTGCCAGTTGATATGTTCATGGACGAAATTAAATTTTATGAGATCGAAGATGGTGTGCTTGATAGTTTTCTTGATGACGAGGGTTTGACAAAAGAAGAACAACGACCAATGCCAACAAACGAACTTCAGCGTCAACTATGGCTTATGTTTGAATATCCCGACAGTTCTGGAGCGGCAAGGATTATTGCTATAGTCTCCGTACTGGTCATTTTGATATCTATTGTAATATTTTGTTTGGAAACGTTGCCAGAGTTCAGAGAAGATAGTAATGTATTCAGTAACCACCTTCTGAATGGGACAACTGATGGAGAAAAGCTAAATCCGTTCACAGATCCATTTTTTATATTGGAGACTCTGTGTATAGTGTGGTTTTCCTTTGAATTTTTGGTGAGATTCCTGGCATGTCCTAGCAAGACTACTTTCTATAAAGACTTAATGAATGTGATTGATATTGTGGCTATTGGGCCATATTTCGTAACTCTGGGTTTGGAGCTAGCAGAATTCGAAGGAGGTCATCAACAGACCGCGTCATTGGCCATTCTGAGAGTTATCCGTTTGGTGAGAGTGTTTCGCATCTTCAAACTCTCCCGCCACTCCAAAGGTCTCCAGATTCTGGGGCGGACCCTACGCGCAAGCATGAGAGAACTCGGTCTCTTGATTTTCTTCCTCATCATTGGCATCGTATTGTTCGCAAGTGCAGTGTTCTTCGCAGAAGTTGACGACCCAGCAGCTGGGTTCCCGAGCATCCCTGACTCGTTCTGGTGGGCAGTTGTGACTATGACGACCGTGGGATATGGAGACATGAGCCCAGTGACCATTGGAGGAAAATTAGTAGGATCCATGTGTGCCATTGCTGGTGTGCTAACTATTGCCCTGCCCGTGCCAGTCATCGTATCAAATTTTAGCTATTTCTATCGCAGGGAAAACGATAAGGAGGATAACAGAGAATACGTCCATGTCACATGCGCTCGGGAAGGGTCATTTCATGTCGAAATGAAGGAAAGCGATAGTAAgacctctctcattcattctgaAATGATTGAAGATGACGATTTGGATATATCTAGATACACCAACCTCAGTTCTCTGGAGACTTACACTGGGAAGCTGACAGATGTCTGA
- the kcna1a gene encoding potassium voltage-gated channel subfamily A member 1 has translation MTVVPGDNMDETSAVPGHPQDTYPPDHDDHECCERVVINIAGLRFETQLKTLSQFPETLLGNPKKRMRYFDPLRNEYFFDRNRPSFDAILYYYQSGGRLRRPVNVPLDMFSEEIKFYELGVDAMERFREDEGFIREEERPLPEKEFQRQIWLLFEHPESSGPARGIAIVSVMVILISIVIFCLETLPELKEDPRGRMETVGNTTFYYKPNILTDPFFIIETLCIIWFSFELIVRFFACPSKAAFFKNMMNTIDIVAIIPYFITLGTELADDPETNDGKGEQATSLAILRVIRLVRVFRIFKLSRHSKGLQILGQTLKASMRELGLLIFFLFIGVILFSSAVYFAEAEEAESHFTSIPDAFWWAVVSMTTVGYGDMVPVTIGGKIVGSLCAIAGVLTIALPVPVIVSNFNYFYHRETEGEEQAQLLNVSNPNIASDTSSRRSSSTVSKSEYMEIDGDINNSIDNFREANLRTGNCTITNQNCVNNTKLLSDV, from the coding sequence ATGACCGTAGTGCCCGGAGACAACATGGATGAGACCTCAGCAGTGCCGGGGCACCCTCAGGACACCTACCCCCCGGACCACGATGACCACGAATGCTGTGAGAGGGTGGTTATCAACATAGCGGGGCTGCGCTTCGAGACCCAACTTAAAACTCTCTCGCAGTTCCCTGAGACGCTGTTAGGTAATCCCAAGAAGAGGATGCGCTACTTTGATCCCCTGAGAAATGAGTACTTCTTCGACAGGAATCGTCCTAGTTTCGACGCAATACTCTACTACTACCAGTCCGGAGGCAGGCTGCGGAGGCCGGTGAACGTACCCTTGGATATGTTCTCAGAGGAAATTAAGTTTTACGAACTGGGGGTAGACGCCATGGAGAGATTTCGAGAGGATGAGGGCTTTATACGGGAGGAGGAGCGCCCATTGCCAGAAAAGGAGTTTCAGCGACAGATCTGGCTACTTTTTGAGCACCCCGAGAGCTCAGGACCGGCCAGGGGGATTGCTATTGTGTCTGTGATGGTCATTTTGATCTCCATCGTCATATTTTGTTTGGAGACTTTACCTGAACTGAAAGAAGACCCCAGGGGTCGTATGGAGACTGTAGGCAACACCACTTTCTATTACAAGCCAAACATCTTGACCGACCCGTTCTTCATTATCGAGACTTTGTGCATCATATGGTTCTCGTTTGAACTGATAGTGCGCTTCTTTGCCTGTCCGAGCAAGGCGGCCTTCTTCAAGAATATGATGAACACTATCGATATAGTGGCCATCATACCATACTTCATAACACTGGGCACAGAGCTGGCCGATGATCCTGAAACTAACGACGGAAAGGGTGAACAGGCGACATCGTTGGCCATTCTCAGGGTGATACGTCTGGTGAGAGTGTTTAGGATCTTCAAGCTGTCAAGGCATTCGAAAGGGCTGCAGATTTTGGGACAAACCCTAAAGGCCAGTATGAGGGAGCTCGGATTGCTCATCTTCTTCCTGTTCATCGGCGTCATCCTGTTCTCCAGCGCAGTGTACTTCGCAGAGGCCGAGGAAGCGGAATCGCACTTCACAAGCATCCCGGACGCATTCTGGTGGGCCGTTGTCTCCATGACCACAGTTGGCTATGGGGACATGGTTCCAGTGACCATAGGTGGCAAGATAGTCGGTTCCCTATGCGCCATTGCAGGTGTGCTGACAATTGCGCTTCCGGTGCCTGTCATCGTATCCAACTTCAACTACTTCTAtcacagggagacagagggagaggagcaggctCAACTCCTCAATGTTAGCAATCCAAACATTGCGTCAGACACCTCCAGTCGCCGTAGCTCCTCGACCGTAAGCAAATCAGAGTACATGGAAATTGACGGTGACATAAACAACAGTATCGACAATTTTAGGGAAGCCAACCTGAGAACTGGCAACTGCACTATCACTAATCAAAACTGTGTGAACAACACCAAGCTCCTATCCGATGTTTAG